The genomic segment GTACCTCGAAAAAGTTCGATTCACCCCCACGGTCGCACTCGAAATTTTCGATTTTGACGGCGATCTCACGATCGGCTTCTCGGACTTCCTCATGTTCGCTGCCCATTTTGGCAAGAGCAGTTCGGATCCGGATTTTGACCCGCGATTCGACATCGATGCAGATGGTATGATCGGCTTCTCGGACTTCCTCGCATTTGCTTCTGCTTTTGGAAAACAAATTACGCCCAACTCAAAACCCGCCGTCGTGATTGACCCGCACATTATCCACCGCACGCTGGGATTTATCCGATAAAGCGGTCAGGCACATCCTCTATGTCGTCCATTCCTAAACATCCGCGCTTTGCCATGCGCGGCATTCGCAAAACCTTTGGCGCAACCATCGCGCTCGACAACGTCGATTTTGCCGTTTCAGCCAGTGAAATCCACGCCCTCATCGGTGAAAACGGCGCGGGCAAAAGCACCCTGATGAAAGTGCTATCGGGAGCCTTGCAACCCGATGCCGGGGAAATGACCGTTGATGGATCGCCCTTCGCACCTGCCAATCCCCTCCAGGCACGCCAGCAAGGCGTAGTCATGATCTATCAAGAACTCTCCCTCGCGCCCCATCTAACCGTTGTAGAAAACGTCCTCCTCGGAATGGAAATCACGCGACGCGGGTTATTGCAAAAATCAGACATGCACGCCCTTGTCCAAAACGCGCTGACAGAACTCGACCATGCCGATATCGATCCCCACGCGCGCGTGAGCACCCTCACCATTGCCGAACGACAAATCGTAGAAATTGCACGCGCGCTATCTGTTCAATGCCGCGTCCTCGTCCTCGACGAACCCACCAGCAGCCTCACGCGCGCAGATGCCGACCGTTTATTTCGCGTGATGCAACGCCTGAAAGCGCGAAATTTGGCAATCGTCTATATCTCGCACTTCCTCGAAGAAATCAAAGAAATCGCCGATCAATTCACAGTTCTGCGAGACGGTAAAAAAGCTGGCAGCGGCCTGGTCGCCCAAACCCCCATACCCGATATCGTTCACCTCATGGTAGGTCGGCAAATCAACGATTTTTTTCCGCGCACCAAACGCACACCGGGCGAACCACTCCTCGACCTCACAGGCGGCGGCCCTCTCCCTCACAGCGCGTCCCTCGTCCTGCACTGCGGAGAAGTACTCGGCATTGGTGGACTCATCGGCGCGGGCCGCACAGAACTTTTGCGCGCCATCTTTGGCCTTGACCCCATCCGCAAAGGCAATATCACCTTCGCGCACAACACCATCCGCGCAACACCTGCACAGCGCCTCGCCCAGGGAATGGGATTGCTCAGCGAAGACC from the Gemmatimonadota bacterium genome contains:
- a CDS encoding sugar ABC transporter ATP-binding protein, which codes for MSSIPKHPRFAMRGIRKTFGATIALDNVDFAVSASEIHALIGENGAGKSTLMKVLSGALQPDAGEMTVDGSPFAPANPLQARQQGVVMIYQELSLAPHLTVVENVLLGMEITRRGLLQKSDMHALVQNALTELDHADIDPHARVSTLTIAERQIVEIARALSVQCRVLVLDEPTSSLTRADADRLFRVMQRLKARNLAIVYISHFLEEIKEIADQFTVLRDGKKAGSGLVAQTPIPDIVHLMVGRQINDFFPRTKRTPGEPLLDLTGGGPLPHSASLVLHCGEVLGIGGLIGAGRTELLRAIFGLDPIRKGNITFAHNTIRATPAQRLAQGMGLLSEDRKEEGLAQSMSLTDNLTLSHLPRGIIFPKKLRAIAHQWISRLDIRTSGPAQSIADLSGGNQQKVALARLLYHDVDCLLLDEPTRGIDIASKADIYHLIDQLATQGKAILLVSSYLPELLGICDRIAVMYRGQLGPARPVDQCSEHSLMLEATGQEVAL